The Acidimicrobiales bacterium genome segment GCTGACCGACACGGTCGACCGGCGGATCTCGCCGGCCAGGTCGTCGACCCGGGATACGACGTCGAGCTCGGGCGCCTCCGCCGCCCTCGCCCGCAGCTCGGCGAGCGCGTCGCGGGGCAGGAACGGGCCGGCGACGATCGTGGTCGGCAGGCCGGTGCGGCGGTGCACGGCCCCGGCGGCGTCGGCCGCGGCCCGGAACAGGGGGGCGCCGACCATCCCGCCGCCGGCCGACACGAGCACCCGCTCGACCGGCGGGGCGTCGGCCGGCGGGGCCTCGGGGGCGACGAACCCGGTGTGGTGGACGGGGACGGCCAGCGGCGTCCTCGGGTGGAACGACTCCTCCAGCCGGGCGAAGGCCGGGTCGGCGTGGACGAGGACGGCGTCGAACGACGCGTTGGCCCGCCGGCTGGCCCGCTCGTCGTGGCGGCCGCCGTCGTCCCGGCCGACGAGGATGTCCCGCACGCTGCAGACGACGAGGGGCCGGTCGGGGGTGGCGGCGACCGCGTCGAGCAGGGGCAGCAGCTCGAACTCGAACTTGCGCCGCCCGAACGGGTACAGCTCGACCAGCACGACGGCCGGGGCCGTGTCCCGGTAGGTGCGGAGGACGAGGTCGCGGCGGAGGTCCATGGCCTCGTCGACGGTGAGCTCGGGGTCGTGGCTCACCAGCCGGTGCGCCGCGTCGTGGCCGAGCGGCGGCAGGTTCACGAGCCGCACGTCCTCCGGCACCCTGGCCCCCTCGGGCAGGCGCCCGCCGTTCAGGAGCACGACGTCGAAGTGCTCGGCCAGCCCGGACGCGAGCGCCAGGGAGCGCACGAGGTGGCCGAGGCCGAGGGAGTGCTGGCAGTGGAACAGCAGGCGGGGGCGGGTCATGGGACGGCTCCGGTGCGAAGGGTGTCGGCGGCGGCGGCGACCACCCGGTCGAGGACGGGCAGGACGTGGCGGCGCACCCGGTTGACGGCCCGCACCGCCTGCTCGGCGACGAGGGCGGCGGCCGTGTGCCAGGCGAGCGAGCCGGGCGGCGGCGGGGTGCGGACGGCGGCGTAGCCGTCCAGGAAGGCGGCGGCCAGGTGGGCCTGGTCGGCGGGGTCGGCGTCGCCCAGCAGGGCGGCGAGGCGGAGGCGGGCGAGCAGGCTGCCGACGTCGGCGGCGGCCGGCCCGCACCCGGCTTGGTCGAGGTCGACGAGCGCCAGCCGCCCGCCGCCGACCAGCGCGTTCTTCGGGTGGCAGTCGCCGTGGAGGGCGACGGGCGGGTCGCCGGGCGGCGGCCCGCCGGCGAGGGCGGCGGCCACCTCGGCCAGCGGCCCGGCCAGGTCGGGACGGGCGGCGGCGACCAGCGCCGCGCTCCGGGTCACCCTCGGCACGGCCAGGCGGCCGAACGGGCACAGGCCGGGCACGTCCAGCCCGTGGACGGCGGCGACGGCCCGGCCGAGCAGGCCGAGCGCGGGCCGGAGCCGCTCGGCCGGGAGGTCGCCCCAGCGCTCGCCGGGCATGGCCTCGAGCACGAGCAGGTGGCGCTCGGCCGACGACCCGAGCGGGCGGGGCGAGGCCACCGGGAGGCCGGTGCCCCGGAGGCCGTCGGCGACGGCGGCGTAGCGGGCGGCGAGGGCGGCGACGTCGACCGTGCCCGGCGCGTACGCCTTGGCGTAGGCCACGGTGGCGCCGGCGGCGTCGGCGCAGCGCACGGTGAGCGACCGCTCGGGCGCGTACTCGGCCACCTCCGAGCGGACCCAGCGGCCGCCGGCCAGGCCGGCCACGTCGGCCGGCGGCCGGAGCACGTCGGCCAGGCCCCGCAGCCGGCGGTCGTCGGGGAACGCCCACCGCTCGACCCGCCCGCCGGGGAACAGCCGGGTGGACACCAGGCCGCCGTCGACCCGGTGGACGACGCGGAGGCTCTCGCCGATCCGGTACTTGGCCCGGACGAGCGTCGCCGGGTCGAGGAGGTCGTCCCGGCCGGGCAGGACGGGGTCGGGCGCGAGGTCGACGGCGCCGGTCAGCACGGCCGGCGCTCCCACCCGGCGTCCACGGTGACGCCCGTGCGCCACCACACCCGGTCGGTGGCGCCCGGGCGCCCGGCCCGCACGATCACCCACTGCTCCCGGCAGGCGGCGGCCAGCCCCACCGGCCCGTCCCCGGGCACGACGGCGGTGACCAGGTCGACGTCGCGACCGTCGGCGGTGACGACCACGACCGGGGCCGGGACCTTCACCCCGTACTCGGGCGCCACCCAGCCGTCCTCGACGGTGACCTCGCCGCACCAGCGGGGCACGGCCAGCACCACGCCGGGCGCCCGCACCACGACCTGGCGCCCGTCGTCCTCCACCGACGTGCGCCCGTTGGCCTCCGGCGCGAGGTGCCAGCGGGCCTGGTAGCGGTGTGGGGTCGGCGCGGTGAGCCGGTCGTGGACGACCCACCAGTCGTCGCCCACCAGCGCCACCGCCCGGGTGTGGACGGCGTCGTAGGCGGGGCTCGTGGCCCGGCCGACGACGACGTCGAGCCCCGGCCCCGTCCACCGGCCGACCAGGCGGGCCGACGACACCGGGCCCTTCGGCTTCCCGCACCGGTACGGGGTCTGGTCCAGGCCGTCGACGGTGACCGTGCTGTGGCCGGCCGTGCCCTTGAACCAGCGGCGCCACGGCCCGTCGACGTAGGTGTGGCGACCGGGGTCGACGACGAGGGAACGCCCGCCGGCCGCCATCTCGACGCTCAGGTGGTCGTAGTGGCCGTGGCCGCCGTCGCCCAGCGGGCCGCAGTCGACCACGCAGAAGCGCTCGTCGGCGTAGGCCAGCGGCCCGTCGCCCCAGCCGCTGCGCTGCACGCAGTAGCCGCCGACCGGGAACGTCACGTGGCGGCCGGCCGGCGGCGTCCCGGCCCGCCCGCCGGTGGCCGCCCACGTGAGGTCGGGTCGGTCGAGCACGTCGCCGGCCAGGGCCAGCAGGGGCCGGAAGTCGCCCTGGTCGCCATCGGAGAGGGCCGGGGTGGTGCCGTCGGGCCGCTGGACGTGGAGGGCGAAGTCGCAGGCCAGCGCCGTCCGGTCGAGCAGGGGGGCGGGGACGTCGAGGCCGGCCGCCCTGGCGTTGGCGATGGCCCCGACGAAGGACCGCAGGACGATCAGGTGGTAGTCGGTGGAGCACTCGCGGTGGACGCCGTCGTCCCACACGTCGGCCTCGGCGTTCGCGGCCAGCAGGTCGAGCGCGGCCGCGGCCCGCTCCGGCCCCGGGTCGAGCGCCAGCCCGACGAGCAGCAGCGCGTACAGCTCCAGGGTGCGGTGGTTGCGCTCGGGCGTGAGGTGGGCGGCGAGGTGGTCGGCGTCGGCCCGCAGCC includes the following:
- a CDS encoding glycosyltransferase, with translation MTRPRLLFHCQHSLGLGHLVRSLALASGLAEHFDVVLLNGGRLPEGARVPEDVRLVNLPPLGHDAAHRLVSHDPELTVDEAMDLRRDLVLRTYRDTAPAVVLVELYPFGRRKFEFELLPLLDAVAATPDRPLVVCSVRDILVGRDDGGRHDERASRRANASFDAVLVHADPAFARLEESFHPRTPLAVPVHHTGFVAPEAPPADAPPVERVLVSAGGGMVGAPLFRAAADAAGAVHRRTGLPTTIVAGPFLPRDALAELRARAAEAPELDVVSRVDDLAGEIRRSTVSVSQCGYNTTLDLLRAGTPAVVVPYADAGEDEQTRRAERLAAMGALRAVHPAELDGDRLAEEVVELVRFRPAPVALDLDGRRRSARIVAELAGVLR
- a CDS encoding phosphotransferase, whose amino-acid sequence is MGAPAVLTGAVDLAPDPVLPGRDDLLDPATLVRAKYRIGESLRVVHRVDGGLVSTRLFPGGRVERWAFPDDRRLRGLADVLRPPADVAGLAGGRWVRSEVAEYAPERSLTVRCADAAGATVAYAKAYAPGTVDVAALAARYAAVADGLRGTGLPVASPRPLGSSAERHLLVLEAMPGERWGDLPAERLRPALGLLGRAVAAVHGLDVPGLCPFGRLAVPRVTRSAALVAAARPDLAGPLAEVAAALAGGPPPGDPPVALHGDCHPKNALVGGGRLALVDLDQAGCGPAAADVGSLLARLRLAALLGDADPADQAHLAAAFLDGYAAVRTPPPPGSLAWHTAAALVAEQAVRAVNRVRRHVLPVLDRVVAAAADTLRTGAVP
- a CDS encoding alginate lyase family protein, which produces MTATLVRPRQVLCVVDETRRDLAVARDAVAGRFTHNGVTLDLGRRPDWLGGGLPGDVEWRIEWVKLYEGLDLAHAGSTTGDPAHLAAWEDLVESFCDQVPVGHDSSDVSARRMQNWLYAWQRFGHPPLRPGLAERLVARLRADADHLAAHLTPERNHRTLELYALLLVGLALDPGPERAAAALDLLAANAEADVWDDGVHRECSTDYHLIVLRSFVGAIANARAAGLDVPAPLLDRTALACDFALHVQRPDGTTPALSDGDQGDFRPLLALAGDVLDRPDLTWAATGGRAGTPPAGRHVTFPVGGYCVQRSGWGDGPLAYADERFCVVDCGPLGDGGHGHYDHLSVEMAAGGRSLVVDPGRHTYVDGPWRRWFKGTAGHSTVTVDGLDQTPYRCGKPKGPVSSARLVGRWTGPGLDVVVGRATSPAYDAVHTRAVALVGDDWWVVHDRLTAPTPHRYQARWHLAPEANGRTSVEDDGRQVVVRAPGVVLAVPRWCGEVTVEDGWVAPEYGVKVPAPVVVVTADGRDVDLVTAVVPGDGPVGLAAACREQWVIVRAGRPGATDRVWWRTGVTVDAGWERRPC